The genomic window ATTCTTCTTAtgagcatataaaacaaaacagcttcttgaaaaaattttttttattttatttcagattaacatTTAAGGGCAGCAATTGTATTCATGTCAAAATACAACCGACGTAATGTTACTTGAAGGCATTATAGCCTACTATTCATGCCAAACTTTCATGGCTCGGTTAGTGTaactacagtaaatccatggtgaATGTTTCACATCTGGACACTGGATAGTTCATTCACGGCACAATGTTTCTTCCTGGTTTCCACGCGCTGTTTGATCCGTTAATAATAGagaaatgtgaatgtttctcTCTAGATCTCGCAGCGATGTTATTACTTCTGTggcaaattcaaatgctttctttacTGGATCTCTTATTAgcgctgtgtagtaacagcgTCGCATGATCACGATCGGCTCGCGCTGCACTGGTCCAAACTGATAAACGGTCCGTCAACCACACAATAACGAGCAGTTTCGTTCCGCTTGCATTATGTTTGACATTTGATGTCATTATGAGCGCGCTTGCCACGCGCAACGCGCCTAAATTTGAAATAACgaaattgtaattgaaattgGCATTGTTAGCATAcgattttttaaaaactttgaaaaaatatttttatataaaattattagtagaacattttatgcatgtttattCCCCTCAAAGCATATCCGCTCCGGACCCCAGGTTGGGAACCAATGCACTAGATCATGCAACAGCAAGATGATGGAAATGTCTGGGGCAAAGACAGTgcgttataatattttaattgcgtaatttattttcttatcaagttaacatgttaaactgacagcccttaaaattttatatatatatatatatatatatatatatatatatatatatatatatatatatattcctatttTTACTCTTTCATTTTTACTCGTActgaaataaatcttactgaccccaatttCTTTCTTTGCAAAATATGTTTCGAGCAAATTCCAAAACAGCCACCAtaaaagtaccgtattttccggactataagtcgcactttctTTCAtcgtttggctggtcctgcgacaaagtcaggtgcgacttatcaaaattaatttgacatgaactaagagaaaacattaccatctacagccacgagagggcgttgctcactgctcctgtagtcttcactgaagacatagagcgccctctcgtggctgtagatggtaatgttttctcttagttcatgtcaaattaattttgataagtcgcacctgactttgtcgcaggaccagccaaacgatgaaaaaaagtatatatgtttttttcctcatcatgacgtatttttggactgatgcgacttatactcaggtgcgacttatagtctgaaaaatacggtagtgtaaaaaatatgtatttcaagCCTTCTCAGGTCGCTGGATAGCTTTGTGTTCCTGACAGAAAGCTGTCGCATGACATCAGAAGAATATAAAACACAAGTCGATTGGACTAATGTCATGTTGCCAATGTTGTGTGGAAAACAAGCATATACATTCTGCAAAGTTTCTCCTAGTATTTGATGAAAAACAACACAGTTCGTAAGAACATCGAGGTGAACGGTTGCTTTAAGCTAAAAGCTGCAACGAATGTGAACTGTTTAAGAGCTGGAGGTCACAGcatgagctctctctctctcactgacaCTCACTGACAGCTCGCCCTGCTCTGCTGCATGGGTGGATGCTCTCTGTTTGGGAGCGGCTGCACCCCTGAGCCACCTGTCAAGGGCTTCCTCCTGCTCCTGTAGCTGTGTGAAGCAGAGCACATACTCTGGGCTGGACTccacttctctctctgtctctccttcaCTTCCATATGTCTTCTGAGACACCTGCTGATCTCGCTGCGCTACCCTCACTGATTTTGGACGACAGAAACACCTGCCTCAACTTCACAGAACAGACTTCAGTAACAGCTTAAGATGACAAAGTTACACACACTGTTTTTGGTGTACATGGGAATATCAAAAATGATTCCCACTGAGGCAAATTACATGCAAATGTGAGTCATTCTCTAAAAAGGATTTGCATGCAATAATAAATGTGAAACGCACTCTGGGCGTTGATGAGCTTAGTGAAAAACTTGTTTGACAAAGATGGGTGTGTTTATCATTTACGGGGTCACAAGCAAAGTCCATGCAGactgacaaaataaaatgtatactataataaaaatgcattaaatgtcgGACTATTCTGCTCactaagaatgcatttatttcataaaaaacaaaaaaaagtaaattgtggttttctattttcatgcattttacaaATATTCATCATATAAAAGTTGCACTGCTTTAAGTGtaaattgcattacattttttcaggagtctttgattaaagttaaaaagaacagcattcatttgaaaccaAATTTTCATTAGAGTTTTTACAACCAATGCAAAAGTATAATGTAGTGCATACTTGCTGATTAAAACCactaaattcttaattttttttaccgaccccaaacttttgaatggcagtgtaaaataaagtaaaataaaaatgattactgTGAGTAATAGGCTGCTAATcagaagttattttattatatacaaaaactTATAAATATGCTAAAAACTATAATTACAcactattaaataatatatatatttttagtttgccTGGAACGCTCTTTTGACCAAAgccattttataacattttataaaaaaaaaactttagtatttGAACTTGTGGGAAGACATTGATTGAAATGCAGTGTCAAATGAAGGCCTACTAGTAACTCTCAGTGACAGGTTCATCTCTAGTTGATTGATGTCCTACGGGAAAGTCTTGCACTCAGTTACCTTTGCAGGTCGATCTGTCTCTGTGGTGTCACTCTTTTGGGTTCTGCTTCTTTCTGCTGTTTTGGTGTCTTGACACCGACTGGATCAGCTGAGGCTGTGCTGGCGGGATCCTGAGCTGGTGCTGCTCTCTTCCGGCCCCGTCCGCTCCCTCCTCCCGTCGCCGCTCCAGCCTCTTTATCCGGTGTGGACACACCTGAAGTGTTTTTAGGTGGTCGACCGCGTCTGGGTTTATTGGCGGGGGTCTGTGACCCTGCAGAGGGGTTTGAAGACACGCTGTTCTCCGAGCCGTCACTCGCAGGAGCAGCACGCTTCTTCCCACTGGGCTGAGCCGCTTCCTCCTGAGAAAGAGCAAAAAACTGAATGACAGAAGTGTTAACGTGCAGCATTCTTAGTGTTCACATGAGATATATGTATCTGACCTTCTTTACATCTCCTGCTTTTGTGATGACTGGATTCTCTTCGTTCTCCCTCGCCCCCGTCTCTGAAACCTCGGAGCTTGCATCCCtttacgagaaaaaaaaaaaacaacaacaatgtgttttcaatatttttaaaagCTGGATAGATTCCACATCACACTGATATAAAAGTAAAGCACTTGCCTGCTCTTATTTGCTGCAGGCGAGATGGGTTGGGAGTTGGTGCTTGCGTTGCTTGCCGTGTCAGAGGCGCTGGTTTTAATGTACGGGCGGCGAGCGGTTACCGTTACAGTTAAAGGTTTGTTCACTGCTCCCAGCACGCCTGGCTGCTTTGGTGGTAGCTGAAATATATTAATGAGTATGTGTTGTGTATACTTCCAACAAGAAATATTGAGATGTCATCGATTCCTGCATGCAAAATATATCTTCCAACACTGTGACATCGAACACACCCtcaaccaaaaatatatatttatttggaaaTTATAAAGTCACGTTCTAAAATGTTAAtgtcattatgaaaaaaaaaaattctaaatctgtAAATTATTACACAACTGTTAATAAGAGTTTGGGgtgggtaagatttttttattagtttttgaaagtctcttctgcttaccaaggctgaattatttgatcaaaaatacagtaaagagtcattctgaattaaatttaattaaattagtgtttccgtagctcaattggtagagctttGCTTAATTAAGCGCAAtattgggggttcgattccccgggaacacatgataggtaaaaattgatagcctgaatgcactgtaagtcgctttggataaaagtgtatgctaaatatatatatatataaataaagctctatttgcattaaattgatcaaaagtgacagtaagggcttttttttattgttataaaagatttcaaataaatgatgttcttcctgaccctgaactttttttttttttgcttatatttttttaatcatacatttttatatttaacttggAACTGGCCTTCTCCTACAAACTCCAATCTtttcaaatgcataaaatataaagcaaattTCTTAAAATTAATTCACGTATAGTTCGCAGAGGTGACAAAACCTACCTGGATTTTCCCTGTCTGCAGAACCAATTTCGCTTCTGGGGACAGATATTCCTTATCATTGATAAAATCCTGTGTAGAGGGACGGACAGAATGAGTTTGATCGTAAGGTCACATGAGAAGTGTTCACTGCGGACCGTCAGAGAGATTGTTACCTTATCAGGTGTGGTAAAGAACTTGCTGGGCAGCACGGGATCTTTCGGGGAGTCCAGATGACATGAAGTGCTCTTGTTGGCGATCACAAATAATGCCACGTCACACACGATGTAAAGTTTCTGTAAACGCACGAAACACAAACAATACCCATAACAGGCTAATAGTGAACAGTCCAGTCTGAATGATGTAATCAGTGTGATAATACAAATTAggtacttgtattattattatggagtacatgattgtgttttattCACTTAAGTTATTAAACATGATGATCAACACTTTCACCATCATATCCAGTGACTTTCAGATTCTGGAAATCTGGATTAAAAGATTTAAAACCTGGCATGCAATGTTGTTTTCGTGTTTGATAAAAGTAGGCAGATGCATTGCCTAAAATGAGTAACCTAGATTACGTTATGAACTACACTTTTCATCAtgtaatcagtaacagactacaatCTGGAAGAAATCGAATAATGTTTTAATGGAGATAAACCTCGTTTGCTTTTGGGTCGTCTGGTGCCTGAgcatcttttgtttgtttgatgttcTCTACCATCTTCCTCAAGAACGAGTGACTGTTATTCTCATTCTTTGTCATCAAAACCTCCAGCATGAACCACAGGCACCTGGGAGGAAACAAGAAATCACCtgaattagttttcattttaacagaAGAATTGTTAGTTAGTGTGATGTTGTCTCTGTGTAGAAGTACTCATACTCTTTGACGTCTCTGAGCTGCTCCAAATCCTGTGGTTTGGTGAGGTCTGGATCATGAGCTAGAAGATGGATCATGTATGGCACCACATATTCCGGCAGGAGAGACAGCAgcttttctgaaagaaaaaaaatatacactgtattttccggactataagtcacacttttttcatagtttggctggtcctgtaaCTTATAGTAAGGTGtgaattatttatcaaaattaatttgacatgaaccaatagaaatgaactaagagaaaacattaccgtctccagccactaGAGGGTGCtcctcagttctcctgtagtctacactgaagacattagagcgccctctcgtggctggagacggtactgttttctcttggttattgTTTCTAAactaatgcgacttatagtccagtgccacTTAAATACGATtctttcctcgtcatgacgtatttttggactgatgcgacttatacttaggtgcgactgatagtccgaaaaatacggtagataTATTTTTCCAAACATAGGATATGCACGTCCTGGCCAGTCCAGCAGTTCTACAGGAAATAGCGTTACTGTCCCAGTGTGTTATGTGCGACACCAAAAACCAGAAAGTGTACCAACCATGGGGCATAGGGTTCTGTTTGATGAACTCTCTGCGAACACTGATGTTCTTGAGCAGGCACTGTCGAGCGTGAGCACGTCTCTCTTTCACTGGGTCTTTAGCACATAATGCAAACACAGCCATGTACTCCAGTGGCAAGAACAGCTTCACCAGAGCAACATGCAGCTTCTGAGCAAAGATCTGCCGCACCTGATAGCACTCGTCCTATAAAGAGAAggatattttaccaatctttttctgttaaaagttatgtaggaaaagtaaaagCACCTTAAAAAGCCTTTGTCTGACCTTTGTCAAAGAAAATTtaaaagtcttctttgttgcctttttctcaatcacactttagaaatcatcagaaatcatAGATCCCGtcaaaacttaaaatctcaaaatttatcctttgaagcccatttttaaaatcaaaaagtgCATTTCCGTGAAAGTGGTACGTCAAAATCatgtcacaaaatgttttttcagtcatgaattataaaagtttaggtttggatcatgcactttcaagtcgtTGTTCAAAAATGTGTGTGGCATTTAAGaggtgtatttaaaaaaaataaaataaataaataataataaaaaaaataaataaataaataaataaataaataataaaaaaaaaaatatatatatatatatattttttttttttggctcctgAACTTAtaagatttttataaataaataacttggtAGAACATATTACATTAAGATTCATGCATTTGCCAAATGCAAGtgtattaatgttaatgttactgACCTCAGCATTACTAGGTCCATCATATACaagtaaaatatacataatatataaccCCAATAACAGCTAATATTAGACATTCGTTTTAATTTATCAGCATCAGTCGATATCGGATATTTAATTGTAATGCCTATCTATCCATTAAGATTAACTGAGTATTATATGTTAATCTTTAAAAGCACTTAAATGTAATCCCAAGAAAAtcttaaaacaaatttaaatttttctatctttttattcctaaattcatttgaaaatgactgatttcagttttattcagaCTAAACAGTAAGGCATTTTAACATCAGCCATTACCTGTaactttaacaatttaataacttTCTCTACAAACACAGTTTTTAGAACGGGTGTCTAGGAAGTGATTGAACTCACGTTAATGACGAGGCCACAGAGCTGGAACTGTTCTGGAGTGATGATTTCGTGGTAACAGGGCTCTTGTGCCAGTTTCATGATGGCGCTTCCCGCTGCAAGCCTCAGTCTAGACATGTCAGACTTGCTGTGTCCACAAACACGTGTGTTAGCGGCCTATTAGCCATATTAGAGCAGCTTTCATAGTTGCATACATCATCACTCAGGGGATGTTAGTACCTGATCTTTTTCTGCTCCGTGAGGTCTCCCTCGCTGACTAGCATGGCTGAGAGGAGTCTGAGAGTAGAGTTAGCTGATTTAGACTGATTATTCTTCATTCCCAGCAACCAGCGGACTAACAGCTTAATGGCTTGCACctggcaacacacacacatgcacattaatacacacacaaatcaccAAGAGATGTTATTTTCAACCTGATTACTCCATGAAATTTCACCTTAGCTAGCACTTCAGGCGAAACCTCATCGTCAGTTGTCCAGAGTCGTCCATTCTTGTTTCCCACAGACTGAGAGATAGAGAGGGCTTGTTTAACATGCGAGGCAATCAAACCATTCATTCATGCTAAAAGCAGAACAGCACATCGAAACGCTCACTCTGTCGTTCATCAGAAGGTCCTTCACGATAAAATTGGCTACAATTGCCTTCATGGGAGATGCAAATTGATCCGGGGCCAGCATAGAAATGTGTCCGAGAGACACGAGAGGAGTGATGAGCTGTTCGGGCACGTCTGCGTTCAGACTGCGAGACAACGGCTGGAACaagagacagacaaaaaaaaagcacatttgaaAAATTCTCATGCAGCAAAAAATGTCttgatttaaatattcaaatgatttgacagttaaataaataatgttatgcatttttctGGCATTTTAGGAAGAATGCTTTTATGCACTTTGatttagctcaaatatatttatttagaatattgagaataaaatcttttaaagtaatataatttTGGAGATAACCAGAATCCCTAGCGTTAAAGGACTGGTTACATTTAGTTTCCAAAATACATTCTGTGGAGATGATAAcatgaaatacacacacatatatacataagtattttttacacacacacacacacacacatggcgcTGTTGGAAACAATCGACGACTCGaacatgcattaaccataatgtgtacaaagagtttgcaagtacgacATGAATTGTAGAACTTCAGAATTGCCtgtagctgttactttctatgaccttatctatgttgcatgtaaaattaaaatatataatgtaataattaggggtgtgGCTGAAGCCGAATTCCTTATTTGGAATagcacggataatggcttcaaaaatgaataacagacaaataaattcagaataattctgcctgaatactccgCTGAAGCTGGCACAGTTCGGAGTtggctagataacaggtgagtcAGGCgatcagcgcaatattatacacagaactctaaagtcacgagtgtgaagtgaatgaatgtaaactttattaaTGAAAAGacagcaaatcaaacaccgcattgctgttgtctctccgtgcatctctcagaaatcagagctttgcaagagtaatatcacctataataatacatcatacacgttctCTTATTTGTACatgtttaaaaggcaatgatttaaagcttaggctacaGATATGACCAATGACCAATCAAACAGCCACGTTACGcatcagtctctcaaaaaccaaaccagttctagTATatgctaataatcagcttcgatacggatacattttctacttgtccTTCGTGtctgcatctttaccttttgctggtttgcgcggcacacacacatctgtttagtgaagttcactaaacattaagactcgctaaaagtgttctgcgtaatgaaagtGTGCGCACTGAattgattcagtcgtgttcaaatgatgaccaaacgtttgtcatgacatctctctctgcttgcatgataaatgttattttagaaattaataattattttattttaacacgacatacttgttcagtggtaactatgaaaaaaaagatggCCATAACGGTCTCATCAACGTtgtacatgaacattttaatatgtaatgtcataattataaagttttgacaATTTACATATGTTAATTGTTCATATGGCTATGAATTAATAAGCGtttagtgattaaaaaaaaacgatttaatgtcttttcatttacagtagcatgaaccaCAAGTAGTCGAGAAActcaagtatttaaaaaaaaaaaaatcgactagtagagATCAGTAGTCGTGCAACCCcttatatataagtgtgtgtgtgtgtgtgtgtgaccctagaccacaaaaacagtctttAAGTGTCAATTGTTTGAAATTatgatttatacatttacatttattcatttagctgacgcttttatccaaagcgacttacaattgctatatatgtcagaggtcgcacgcctctggagcaactaggggataagtgtcttgctcagggacacattggtgtctcacagtggatttgaacccgggtctcccacaccacagacgtgtgtcttatccactgtgctaaCACCACCCCATCatattatacatcatctgaaagctgaataaattttatttccattgatgtatggtttgttaggatctgacaatatttgtctgagatacaactatttgaaaatctggaatctgagggagcaaaaaaatctaaatattgaggaaaaatgtatttataaaaagtaATGTTTATCTGTATAATCTATTCAGTAAAACTAATGGAAAGAAAGTATGACAGAACAAGATTTACCTCAAATATTTGAGCTAACTGGACCTCCTTGTTGTGAAAGATGGCATGGATGCAGTGGACCGCCTGTTTGGCCTGGTGAGGGGTGCCTCGTTTCGCCTTCTGATGTAGTACGGGAATTAGAGTCCTGCACAAAGAGTaatatttcattacaccaaacttttgaacttgaCATCATTAAAGCTGACGACACTGAGGAGCTTGAATGGAGTATGTAATGAGTGTAAAGGTTTGGTACTGAGTGTGttgactgtttgtgtgtgtgcatgtgagaagGGTTCATACGAGCGGATCTGTGGCAGATCGGTCTCAATCTTTTGTCCTGTGTTTCTGAAGATCTGTATTGCTGCTTCTGCCACTTTATCATCCTCCATCTTCAGACACTGCAACAAAGACTCGTACGTCTCAGCCGAGTGGAACGCagtggggtgagtaaatgacaaaaccTGAGGTAGGGACAGACAGAACAGCAAAtgttaaaatagtatttaaattataaaaaaatataaaaaaaaaaaaaaaaaaaaaaaaaaatatatatatatatatttatttttttgtactttaaaatataaaaatttttttttttaattattattacaaatatttaaatattggaattattattaaaaatatttacatatttaaattcaatatttaaaatattatacattatgaAAATGAGTCTTCTAATTCTTGGTATTAAAGGGAGAAATAGCCCATTATtattttagcaattattttttttatcaatgtgaCTGTGTGTCCAAGTAGTACTTCAaactctaataaaaaaaaaaaaaagaaatcctgtTTTCCCTGATATTTAAATGTGTCCATTTGTTGTTCCAAACAGTACCTTGAGTAGCTCAAGTCCAGCACGAATGGCAGTATCAGGGGTTActccctcatcatcatcatcagcagtgCCCTCAATTGACTTATTTAACAGCTTAACCAGggcactgaacacacacaaacacatgcacacattattGTTGATCTACACGATACTTGCAGTTACACTTCCTCCTCACTAGATGTCTCACCCTTAAAAAGCTATTCAGAGTGTTACACAACCGTTGAGAGGAAAGAAGCACATGGCCCATATTGCTCCTATCTCTCTCCCACTCAGTTTCTCTTCCCCTCTCACTCATGTCCTCGCTTTACATCTGCAGGTGCACTGATAGCAGTGCATATTCAATATTGTACAAAGTGCATGCATTCTTTTTTCCGATTTGTGCACAAAGTGCATGCATTCTTAATTTTTTGATTTGCTCTTCAGATTGTATGCAGGTATTTTGCAGGTGCCCAAACTAAAATTAATATGGGCATCatagtgtatgtacagtatatttacagtagtTCTTACAGAAAACAAATTAAGCTTGATTGACAGCTCTTGTGGAAAATACTCATCCCTTaccaaaaaagtaatttaaaaaaatttgggCTAGATGCATGTTAATTGACTTCcctccaaaacaaaaacatttctcatttgtaATTTGAGCTCATTGCTTACCTGATGGCCTCAGAGTCGATGTGCACCGGTGCAATTCTCTCCAGCAAGAATTTCACCATCTCCAGGAAAGGGTTTGTGGGCTGCTTTGGGAATGTCAGCTTCCTTGTGATTTCcctcttttaaaaaaacaaaaacaaacattagatgacatgctaaatatttaaatagctgttttacagtgtttgtctGAATCATTTGCATCATATACAGCAAGCTTATAAACAGTTACCATATCAGCTTAAAAAGTGCATATCTGAATGTAATTGGTGGATATATCATTGTAAGACTCACCACACACTGTTCAGCCTGTTTACATGAGCAGGTGGGACTGATGAGTTGCTCAAGCTGAAGACGGAGTTTCTCATCCTCACCCAGAACCTGATTAAACTTCTTCATAAAGTCCTGAGCTTTACCTGGGTCTGGGAGATTCTCTGAGAATGGGAGACGAATTACACATTGTAAAATCTGTAGGTTTCAACATCCATCCATTTACAGTCATATATGAAGTGTGAGCTTACTAGCGATGGTCATAAGTTTTCCAAACATGGCGCTGGTGTTTGCTTCAGACTACAGGAGGAGAAAAACAAGTCATAAGCAAAATACATGTGCATTATATGCAGTACGATTTTAATTAAACTGCAAAACTTAGAATAAACTGTGACTAACAACTAAAGAGAGTATTAAGGTGAGTGTGAGGTATCAGACCctttataaagtgtgtgtgtgtgtgcgcatgttccAATAATAGAGTCACGTATGTAAGTTCGAGTGTATTAGTGTCTAAGTGTAACTTACTGTAGGCAATTTGTGTAAATCCAGCAGTTCTCGAACAAGCCCTCTCAGCATATTCTGACACTTCCACATTTCATTCAGTGCTCTGAAAAACAACGAGATGCTCTGATATAACTGAACACATCAGTGAGATGAGTGCTGTTCATAGAAGCACAGTGATACTGTACAACACTGTCGGATGAGAATCATATCTGATATCTGCTTTTAAAACAGTCGATTAAGACTCACTTGACTGCGTTAGTGTCCAGACAGGCATAAAGGTAGTACAGACACTTCATCTTCTCTTCAGTCTCCAGACTGTGAGGAACCATGTTCTGGGCAAAGATCTTCTCCACCAGCAAcctaatacacaaacacactttaagGGCCTGAGGTTTGCATATTAGACATGCTTCACTGTTTTAATGTCAATAAATTAGGCGATGAAGGACATGAaaccacttgtgtgtgtgtgtgtgtgtgtgtgtgtcatacttGTCATCTATGCTGTTCTGGTAGTAGATGTGTAAGAGTTTGTCTTTGATCCAGCTGATTTTCAAAGCGGACTCCTTCCCAGCCTCATGGTGCAGACAATACTTCTTATAAAGCTGAGCTAAACCCATCATTGCTTCCTTACGGACACGCCActgaaacaaaacatgaaaacaggCTAATTTACTTTCATCTAAAAAACACAGAGGACTTAAAATTACAGTATATGTGGGATTCTTTATCGTTTTATTCACATTCCAAGGGATTTGGATTTGAAAAAGGGTTCCATGATGtatcaaaataaaactgcaattttGTCCTGTTACGACTTTTCCTCAGCTGCAACTTATTTTTGGAACATATGGTAAATATATGCATTCTGTAAATATACAGCAAATACATTCACTAACCTGCAGCGCATAtatttatttggtaacactttacaaaaaggttTATTAGTTTACTACTTTAGTTAACAggaactaagaatgaacaacaCTTCTACAGCTTTTCTTCATCTTAAAGTTAAttgcatttactaatgcattattaaaatcaaaagttgtgcttattaacattaatatactgaataaatacagtaataaatgtattcattgttcattcatgttaattaatacgtTAACTAAcagaaccttactgtaaagtgttagcatttatttgcaaacaaaacagcaaattaaaagattaatggcttaatgttaaaaaaaaatacagatgcaaACAGTAGTATTGCATTGTTAAAGTTGTACTAGGAATAAATTTTTTCctaatttttacattattactttattttacagtacaaaataatttttttaataatttttttataacaaaaaaaaaaacacatattattaAATAGCCATACTGAATGTCAAAAAAGTGGAGATGCACCCAAAGAGATAGATGGtaggtttttataatttttttgcactATAAGGGATCTAGATTGCATTTGTGTGAGTGTCTATTAACATTCAACACGCCCCATGCAGGAAGTG from Carassius auratus strain Wakin chromosome 1, ASM336829v1, whole genome shotgun sequence includes these protein-coding regions:
- the LOC113108334 gene encoding sister chromatid cohesion protein PDS5 homolog A-like isoform X1, producing MEFPQQPQQQRPITYPLGVKEITEKISNDEVVKRLKLVVKTYMDMDQDSEEEKQQYLALALHLASEFFLRNPNKDVRLLVACCLADIFRIYAPEAPYTSHDKLKEIFLFITRQLKGLEDTKSPQFNRYFYLLENLAWVKSYNICFELEDCNDIFIQLFKTLFSVINNSHNQKVQMHMLDLMSSIIMEGDGVTQELLDTILINLIPAHKNLNKQAYDLAKTLLKRTIQTIETCIASFFNQVLVMGKSSVSDLSEHVFDLIQELFAIDPLLLVSVMPQLEFKLKSNDGEERLAVVKLLAKLFGAKDSELATQNRPLWQCFLGRFNDIHVPVRLECVKFASHCLMNHPDLAKDLTDFLKVRSHDPEEAIRHDVIVTIINAGKKDLNLVNDQLLGFVRERMLDKRWRVRKEAMMGLAQLYKKYCLHHEAGKESALKISWIKDKLLHIYYQNSIDDKLLVEKIFAQNMVPHSLETEEKMKCLYYLYACLDTNAVKALNEMWKCQNMLRGLVRELLDLHKLPTSEANTSAMFGKLMTIAKNLPDPGKAQDFMKKFNQVLGEDEKLRLQLEQLISPTCSCKQAEQCVREITRKLTFPKQPTNPFLEMVKFLLERIAPVHIDSEAISALVKLLNKSIEGTADDDDEGVTPDTAIRAGLELLKVLSFTHPTAFHSAETYESLLQCLKMEDDKVAEAAIQIFRNTGQKIETDLPQIRSTLIPVLHQKAKRGTPHQAKQAVHCIHAIFHNKEVQLAQIFEPLSRSLNADVPEQLITPLVSLGHISMLAPDQFASPMKAIVANFIVKDLLMNDRSVGNKNGRLWTTDDEVSPEVLAKVQAIKLLVRWLLGMKNNQSKSANSTLRLLSAMLVSEGDLTEQKKISKSDMSRLRLAAGSAIMKLAQEPCYHEIITPEQFQLCGLVINDECYQVRQIFAQKLHVALVKLFLPLEYMAVFALCAKDPVKERRAHARQCLLKNISVRREFIKQNPMPHEKLLSLLPEYVVPYMIHLLAHDPDLTKPQDLEQLRDVKECLWFMLEVLMTKNENNSHSFLRKMVENIKQTKDAQAPDDPKANEKLYIVCDVALFVIANKSTSCHLDSPKDPVLPSKFFTTPDKDFINDKEYLSPEAKLVLQTGKIQLPPKQPGVLGAVNKPLTVTVTARRPYIKTSASDTASNASTNSQPISPAANKSRDASSEVSETGARENEENPVITKAGDVKKEEAAQPSGKKRAAPASDGSENSVSSNPSAGSQTPANKPRRGRPPKNTSGVSTPDKEAGAATGGGSGRGRKRAAPAQDPASTASADPVGVKTPKQQKEAEPKRVTPQRQIDLQRSVRVAQRDQQVSQKTYGSEGETEREVESSPEYVLCFTQLQEQEEALDRWLRGAAAPKQRASTHAAEQGELSVNRWCVKTRTVRQ